A region of Arabidopsis thaliana chromosome 5, partial sequence DNA encodes the following proteins:
- a CDS encoding AT hook motif-containing protein (AT hook motif-containing protein; FUNCTIONS IN: DNA binding; INVOLVED IN: biological_process unknown; LOCATED IN: cellular_component unknown; CONTAINS InterPro DOMAIN/s: AT hook, DNA-binding motif (InterPro:IPR017956); BEST Arabidopsis thaliana protein match is: DNA binding (TAIR:AT4G21895.1).): protein MDIPEKMEMDQLNQGSSSSLTNKRKRGRPRRDESQTQQPVNPPVDENLIGRVVSGVVEGSFEAGYFLNVKVADTEKQLKGVVFLPQKVTPLTPATDLFPQAKMYARNDIPIPSSYQQTPLQEKKNAGNQTDDIGSEPQTDALIADKNQSATCTTSLPDDHPMRDAGVGSVAMGERNDPIDTLMKDVAGSSAEGKVIEPAGQTLSLMPQFGSDGVPKEDHTVLRSEACAASKTAVTVTITSPKDSIAKGSTTLVDFFSAPETSRTQATGSSSTLNLELFQNQTKRSGTEDEKTPADAEPRGMEEKPASTVEDVPEELQLELGNKNMSASGIATEANPDQSVSSKSGFLANAFEGKEEIAKEPEDSNAAASESGFPVATTQVDANDS from the coding sequence ATGGATATCCcagagaagatggagatggatCAACTGAATCAAGGGTCGAGCTCATCTCTTACCAATAAGCGAAAAAGAGGTCGTCCTCGCAGAGACGAAAGCCAGACTCAGCAACCAGTGAACCCACCTGTTGATGAGAATCTGATAGGTCGAGTTGTTTCTGGTGTGGTTGAAGGTTCTTTTGAGGCAGGCTATTTTCTCAATGTAAAGGTTGCTGACACGGAAAAGCAATTGAAAGGCGTTGTTTTCTTACCTCAGAAAGTCACTCCACTTACCCCAGCAACTGATTTGTTTCCCCAAGCTAAGATGTATGCAAGAAATGATATCCCAATTCCCTCTTCATACCAACAAACTCCACttcaggaaaagaaaaacgcTGGGAATCAAACTGATGACATCGGTTCTGAGCCTCAAACAGATGCCTTGATCGCTGATAAGAACCAGTCTGCTACTTGCACCACATCGCTGCCTGATGATCATCCAATGAGGGATGCGGGTGTTGGTTCTGTGGCTATGGGTGAGAGGAATGATCCTATTGATACACTGATGAAAGATGTTGCTGGCTCTTCTGCAGAGGGTAAAGTCATTGAACCTGCAGGCCAAACCCTCTCTCTCATGCCACAGTTTGGTAGTGATGGCGTACCCAAAGAAGATCATACTGTTCTGAGATCCGAAGCTTGTGCAGCAAGTAAGACAGCAGTTACAGTCACTATTACTTCACCTAAAGATTCAATTGCTAAAGGTTCTACTACTTTGGTTGATTTCTTTTCAGCACCTGAAACGTCGCGAACGCAGGCCACTGGATCCAGCTCTACACTGAACCTTGAACTCTTTCAGAATCAAACTAAACGATCAGGAACAGAGGATGAGAAAACTCCTGCAGATGCTGAACCTCGTGGAATGGAGGAAAAACCGGCTTCTACTGTTGAAGATGTGCCAGAGGAGCTTCAGCTAGAGCTTGGCAACAAGAACATGAGTGCATCAGGCATTGCTACTGAAGCAAATCCTGATCAGTCTGTTTCATCAAAGAGCGGGTTCTTGGCAAATGCTTttgaaggaaaagaagaaatcgcAAAAGAACCAGAAGATTCTAATGCAGCAGCTTCAGAGAGCGGCTTCCCAGTGGCAACAACACAAGTCGATGCTAATGATTCTTGA
- a CDS encoding AT hook motif-containing protein (AT hook motif-containing protein; FUNCTIONS IN: DNA binding; INVOLVED IN: biological_process unknown; LOCATED IN: cellular_component unknown; CONTAINS InterPro DOMAIN/s: AT hook, DNA-binding motif (InterPro:IPR017956); BEST Arabidopsis thaliana protein match is: DNA binding (TAIR:AT4G21895.1); Has 35333 Blast hits to 34131 proteins in 2444 species: Archae - 798; Bacteria - 22429; Metazoa - 974; Fungi - 991; Plants - 531; Viruses - 0; Other Eukaryotes - 9610 (source: NCBI BLink).): MDIPEKMEMDQLNQGSSSSLTNKRKRGRPRRDESQTQQPVNPPVDENLIGRVVSGVVEGSFEAGYFLNVKVADTEKQLKGVVFLPQKVTPLTPATDLFPQAKMYARNDIPIPSSYQQTPLQEKKNAGNQTDDIGSEPQTDALIADKNQSATCTTSLPDDHPMRDAGVGSVAMGERNDPIDTLMKDVAGSSAEGKVIEPAGQTLSLMPQFGSDGVPKEDHTVLRSEACAATPETSRTQATGSSSTLNLELFQNQTKRSGTEDEKTPADAEPRGMEEKPASTVEDVPEELQLELGNKNMSASGIATEANPDQSVSSKSGFLANAFEGKEEIAKEPEDSNAAASESGFPVATTQVDANDS, translated from the exons ATGGATATCCcagagaagatggagatggatCAACTGAATCAAGGGTCGAGCTCATCTCTTACCAATAAGCGAAAAAGAGGTCGTCCTCGCAGAGACGAAAGCCAGACTCAGCAACCAGTGAACCCACCTGTTGATGAGAATCTGATAGGTCGAGTTGTTTCTGGTGTGGTTGAAGGTTCTTTTGAGGCAGGCTATTTTCTCAATGTAAAGGTTGCTGACACGGAAAAGCAATTGAAAGGCGTTGTTTTCTTACCTCAGAAAGTCACTCCACTTACCCCAGCAACTGATTTGTTTCCCCAAGCTAAGATGTATGCAAGAAATGATATCCCAATTCCCTCTTCATACCAACAAACTCCACttcaggaaaagaaaaacgcTGGGAATCAAACTGATGACATCGGTTCTGAGCCTCAAACAGATGCCTTGATCGCTGATAAGAACCAGTCTGCTACTTGCACCACATCGCTGCCTGATGATCATCCAATGAGGGATGCGGGTGTTGGTTCTGTGGCTATGGGTGAGAGGAATGATCCTATTGATACACTGATGAAAGATGTTGCTGGCTCTTCTGCAGAGGGTAAAGTCATTGAACCTGCAGGCCAAACCCTCTCTCTCATGCCACAGTTTGGTAGTGATGGCGTACCCAAAGAAGATCATACTGTTCTGAGATCCGAAGCTTGTGCAGCAA CACCTGAAACGTCGCGAACGCAGGCCACTGGATCCAGCTCTACACTGAACCTTGAACTCTTTCAGAATCAAACTAAACGATCAGGAACAGAGGATGAGAAAACTCCTGCAGATGCTGAACCTCGTGGAATGGAGGAAAAACCGGCTTCTACTGTTGAAGATGTGCCAGAGGAGCTTCAGCTAGAGCTTGGCAACAAGAACATGAGTGCATCAGGCATTGCTACTGAAGCAAATCCTGATCAGTCTGTTTCATCAAAGAGCGGGTTCTTGGCAAATGCTTttgaaggaaaagaagaaatcgcAAAAGAACCAGAAGATTCTAATGCAGCAGCTTCAGAGAGCGGCTTCCCAGTGGCAACAACACAAGTCGATGCTAATGATTCTTGA